One genomic window of Tatumella citrea includes the following:
- a CDS encoding sugar dehydrogenase complex small subunit, which translates to MNKATPVSPGERRRFIKLLAASTVAGTVSSLLPGQIAWAIDAGQPAVAGFPAFMTVSEIICGYPTLDNALGKRIFSLISAEHGDASQSIAELQKQLNADMSSAEMQAALKTLDTPAQQLFSEILRGWQIGIVGSGKQSQVVAYEYALMYAPISDVVVLPTFARGEPHYWAYPPVIKTGKL; encoded by the coding sequence ATGAATAAGGCTACACCTGTCAGCCCCGGTGAAAGACGACGCTTTATTAAGTTGTTAGCAGCATCAACGGTGGCGGGAACAGTCAGCAGTTTATTGCCGGGCCAGATAGCCTGGGCAATTGATGCCGGGCAGCCGGCGGTCGCCGGTTTTCCGGCATTTATGACGGTATCTGAAATTATTTGCGGCTATCCGACTCTGGATAATGCACTGGGCAAACGTATTTTCAGCCTGATCAGTGCTGAGCACGGTGATGCTTCTCAGAGTATTGCCGAGCTGCAAAAGCAACTGAATGCAGATATGTCCTCTGCCGAAATGCAGGCGGCGTTGAAAACACTGGATACCCCGGCACAACAGCTGTTCAGTGAAATTTTGCGCGGCTGGCAAATTGGTATTGTCGGTAGCGGTAAGCAATCACAGGTCGTGGCTTATGAGTACGCACTGATGTACGCGCCGATTTCAGATGTTGTCGTCCTGCCGACGTTTGCCCGTGGTGAACCCCATTACTGGGCATACCCTCCTGTGATTAAGACCGGAAAGCTGTAA
- a CDS encoding alanyl-tRNA editing protein, whose protein sequence is MTELCFFNSDALSLTTEVLSCSALPDGQFRVILAATLFHPQGGGQPSDQGHIGSATLLLAIREDQQIVHITDQAVALGPVTLTVNGAVRQLHSRYHSAGHLIAYAGEQSGWQAVKGNHRPGEGRIVFRAADNARPVSAEDISLRVAEIIAADLPLQTSEYQGRRRVSWGSLPATECGGTHVASTGATGEVVVSKVKLKKDELSVSYLLPE, encoded by the coding sequence TTGACCGAACTTTGTTTTTTCAACAGCGATGCTTTAAGCCTGACAACAGAAGTACTCAGCTGTTCAGCTCTGCCGGACGGGCAGTTCAGGGTGATACTGGCTGCTACTCTGTTTCATCCGCAAGGCGGAGGCCAGCCTTCTGATCAGGGTCACATCGGATCAGCCACTCTGTTGCTGGCGATCCGCGAGGATCAACAGATCGTACATATAACCGACCAGGCTGTCGCTTTAGGACCGGTGACTCTGACTGTGAACGGAGCGGTCCGGCAACTTCACAGCCGTTACCACTCCGCCGGGCATCTGATTGCTTACGCCGGTGAACAGTCTGGCTGGCAGGCAGTGAAAGGTAACCACCGGCCAGGTGAAGGCAGGATTGTTTTCCGCGCGGCTGATAATGCCCGGCCTGTGTCGGCGGAGGATATCAGCCTGCGGGTAGCGGAGATAATAGCCGCTGATTTACCGCTACAAACCTCTGAATACCAGGGAAGGCGTCGGGTGAGCTGGGGCTCTCTGCCCGCCACTGAATGCGGTGGTACTCATGTTGCTTCAACCGGCGCCACCGGTGAAGTAGTGGTAAGTAAAGTGAAGCTGAAAAAGGACGAACTCTCGGTCAGTTACCTGTTGCCGGAATAA
- a CDS encoding NADPH-dependent F420 reductase, translating to MKLGIIGAGFVGRAIAKLAIQAGHQVMLSNSRGPQTLFSLRAMIGCQTGTVSEAINFADVVVVAVPLSAVNQLPASELAGRQVLDAVNYYPERDGQLAVLDAKQTTTSEWLAEQLPEAIITKAFNAIPMTDLETDGLPAGSEGRRALPLAGDNAEGKHIATELYQSFGFDTVDAGALAEGRRFERGTPAYCVRMTKGELETALREVV from the coding sequence ATGAAACTGGGAATTATAGGTGCAGGCTTTGTCGGACGGGCGATTGCTAAACTCGCTATCCAGGCCGGCCATCAGGTTATGCTAAGCAATTCACGCGGGCCGCAGACATTATTTAGCCTGCGGGCGATGATTGGTTGTCAGACTGGCACCGTCAGTGAAGCAATTAACTTCGCGGATGTGGTGGTGGTGGCGGTTCCACTCAGTGCAGTGAACCAGTTACCTGCCAGTGAACTAGCTGGCAGACAAGTGCTGGATGCGGTGAATTACTATCCGGAACGTGACGGGCAACTGGCGGTGCTGGATGCTAAACAGACCACCACCAGTGAGTGGCTGGCAGAACAGTTACCTGAAGCGATTATCACCAAAGCGTTTAATGCCATACCAATGACAGACCTGGAAACTGACGGCTTACCTGCCGGGTCCGAAGGGCGTCGGGCATTACCTTTGGCAGGAGATAATGCCGAAGGAAAACATATCGCCACCGAACTTTATCAGTCATTTGGATTCGATACTGTGGATGCCGGGGCGCTGGCAGAGGGAAGGCGGTTTGAACGCGGGACGCCCGCGTATTGTGTACGTATGACTAAGGGTGAACTGGAAACTGCACTGCGCGAGGTGGTGTAA
- a CDS encoding LysR family transcriptional regulator — protein sequence MDKLTSMNVFVKAAELGSFAAAAEALNMSPQMVAKNVAWLETRLGTRLLNRTTRRQSLTEIGHSYLSKCKTVLAEAEEADAIALEMKLSPAGVLRVNAPVTFGAHTLAPFISRYLEDYPETEVELTLNDRFADPTEEGFEVLIRIGELADSSMISLPLRPYRLIACASQEYLAQAGVPQHPGDLEHHSCLVYGIWSAANPCRWIFSKNHQQQEIKPRGRFRSTDWKALLYAATAGHGITLGPEDILRQEITQGRLIQVLADYAGPSRPMNILIPAGLRPTIKVRKFVEALRREFG from the coding sequence GTGGACAAGCTGACCAGCATGAACGTTTTCGTTAAAGCCGCTGAACTCGGATCTTTTGCCGCGGCCGCCGAAGCTCTGAATATGTCTCCGCAAATGGTGGCCAAAAATGTCGCCTGGCTGGAAACGCGACTGGGCACGAGGTTGCTGAACCGCACCACCCGCCGCCAGAGTCTGACCGAAATCGGCCACAGTTATCTGAGTAAATGCAAAACCGTGCTGGCAGAAGCAGAAGAAGCCGATGCGATTGCTCTGGAAATGAAACTCTCCCCGGCTGGTGTGTTGCGGGTCAATGCCCCGGTGACCTTTGGAGCTCACACTCTGGCGCCGTTTATCAGCCGTTATCTTGAGGATTACCCGGAAACCGAAGTGGAACTTACCCTCAACGACCGGTTTGCTGACCCGACGGAAGAAGGTTTTGAGGTTCTGATCCGCATCGGCGAGTTAGCTGACAGCAGCATGATAAGTCTGCCGTTGCGTCCTTACCGGCTCATTGCCTGTGCCTCGCAAGAATATCTGGCACAAGCCGGAGTGCCGCAACATCCGGGGGATCTCGAACATCACTCCTGTCTGGTCTATGGTATCTGGTCAGCAGCCAATCCTTGTCGCTGGATCTTCAGCAAAAACCACCAGCAGCAGGAAATCAAACCGCGTGGTCGTTTCCGTTCTACCGACTGGAAAGCACTGCTCTATGCAGCCACCGCAGGTCATGGTATTACCCTGGGTCCTGAAGATATTCTGCGCCAGGAGATTACACAGGGACGGCTAATTCAAGTGCTGGCAGACTATGCCGGCCCGTCGCGGCCGATGAATATTCTGATCCCGGCCGGGCTACGACCCACCATCAAAGTGCGTAAGTTTGTCGAGGCATTACGCCGGGAATTTGGCTGA
- a CDS encoding pyridoxal-phosphate dependent enzyme — MLSIKTPLIESLPLSQSNNARVWLKMEALQPCGSFKLRGVGHACETFYSRGARRFISSSGGNAGLAVAYAGRKLGVPVIVFVPETTSQRAKDLLALEGASVQVAGSSWAEANQAALALAGENDAFIHPFDDPLLWEGHATLIDEVVADGVIPDAVVLSVGGGGLLSGVDAGLKRNGLADVPIYAAETSGMASYQAALQAGKPVSLPELSGVATSLGARQVCDHAWQISRQRPVIPCIVTDKQAVDACLVFADDHRVVTEPACGAALAVLYSQQLRSEGLKNILLVVCGGATATLSALQQFRG, encoded by the coding sequence ATGTTAAGTATCAAAACCCCACTGATTGAATCGCTGCCTTTAAGCCAGAGTAACAACGCCAGGGTCTGGCTGAAAATGGAAGCATTACAACCCTGTGGTTCTTTCAAATTACGCGGCGTTGGCCACGCCTGCGAAACCTTCTATTCCCGCGGTGCCCGGCGTTTTATCTCTTCATCCGGGGGTAATGCCGGTCTGGCAGTGGCCTACGCAGGCCGCAAACTCGGAGTTCCGGTCATCGTGTTTGTGCCTGAAACAACCTCTCAGCGTGCCAAAGATTTGCTTGCCCTGGAAGGTGCCAGCGTTCAGGTTGCAGGTAGTAGCTGGGCAGAGGCTAATCAGGCCGCACTGGCGCTGGCCGGTGAGAATGATGCGTTTATTCATCCGTTTGACGACCCTTTACTGTGGGAAGGCCATGCAACACTGATTGATGAAGTTGTCGCCGACGGTGTTATCCCGGATGCAGTCGTGTTGTCGGTTGGCGGAGGAGGACTGCTGTCAGGCGTGGATGCCGGGCTGAAACGTAACGGCCTGGCGGATGTGCCGATCTATGCGGCAGAAACATCCGGCATGGCTTCTTATCAGGCCGCCCTGCAGGCAGGTAAACCGGTCAGCTTGCCGGAACTTTCCGGAGTGGCTACCTCTCTGGGAGCCCGTCAGGTGTGTGACCATGCCTGGCAGATCAGTCGTCAGAGACCGGTGATCCCCTGCATTGTCACCGACAAACAGGCGGTAGATGCCTGCCTGGTATTCGCTGATGATCACCGGGTCGTGACTGAGCCAGCCTGTGGCGCAGCGCTGGCAGTGCTTTATTCACAACAATTGCGTTCAGAGGGGCTGAAAAACATTCTGCTGGTGGTCTGCGGCGGTGCTACCGCTACCCTCTCTGCCCTGCAGCAATTTCGCGGATAA
- a CDS encoding helix-turn-helix transcriptional regulator, with amino-acid sequence MSERSAAEVTDHFLMMLAAAVRVIGSVVSRNAEVVLHDLRQPEYSIVEIVNSQVTGRKQGDPILAGMRTDPAFVLAMQNSHQAVSEMLDYTTYSRDGKPLRSSSAIYRDHTGTPFAALCINVEQAGIDNALQILSVLGNLAVPAIQPEPPAEVAPENMEEMMRDIIASASAQSPGNSRSAGKQANLLAVSAMQQKGLFMMKGGVEKAAAALGVTRYTIYNYLDALKSTDS; translated from the coding sequence ATGTCAGAACGATCTGCTGCTGAAGTTACCGATCATTTTTTGATGATGCTGGCTGCCGCTGTCCGGGTGATTGGAAGCGTGGTTTCCCGCAATGCCGAAGTGGTGCTGCACGATTTAAGGCAACCAGAATATTCAATTGTTGAGATAGTCAATTCACAGGTGACTGGCCGGAAACAGGGTGATCCGATTCTGGCAGGTATGCGTACTGACCCGGCGTTTGTCTTAGCCATGCAAAACAGCCATCAGGCGGTCTCGGAGATGCTGGATTACACCACCTACAGCCGCGATGGCAAACCGCTTCGTAGCAGTAGCGCGATTTACCGCGATCACACAGGCACCCCTTTTGCCGCGCTATGCATCAATGTCGAACAGGCGGGGATCGATAACGCACTTCAGATCCTTTCAGTTCTGGGCAATCTGGCTGTGCCCGCCATTCAGCCTGAGCCCCCAGCTGAAGTCGCACCGGAAAATATGGAAGAGATGATGCGTGACATTATTGCATCGGCCAGCGCACAGAGCCCGGGTAACAGCCGTTCTGCCGGTAAACAAGCGAACCTTCTTGCCGTGAGCGCGATGCAGCAGAAAGGGTTATTTATGATGAAAGGTGGTGTGGAAAAAGCAGCCGCCGCCCTCGGCGTCACCCGCTATACCATTTATAACTATCTGGATGCTCTGAAATCTACGGACTCCTGA
- a CDS encoding GMC family oxidoreductase, producing MKTTHSATVVIIGSGIAGSQIAQKLQKAGIDTLMLEAGSRIERWKIVENYRNSPFKTDFQSPYPPTRHAPHPQYSPEDNGYFIQYGPEPYKAGYLRVAGGTTWHWSAQAWRLLPNDMRLKTLYGVGRDWPISYDDLEPYYYESEVEMGVGGPEDTGSPRSKPYPHPPLPLSDFDKAFKNVVDKNGYHLITEPAARNTEPFDGRPACCGNSNCMPICPIEAQYTGETAVRKAERAGSLLVPDAVVYKIEHDAKGNITSVLYKDPNGESFRVTGKIFVLAANAIETPKLMLISRSDKYPNGIGNTTDNVGRHLMDHPGTSVYFLSKEPMWPGRGPMRLSCINNLRDGDFRSEHSAMKINLGNYSPTLAVSNYLLSKGVSGKDLPAMVRDYASRWVAVNTFFDILPDRDNRIVAVDSQKDAMGIPKPGVHYHINDYINKARDVAHQHFDHIAGLFGGTEVRHDDKYFNNNHIMGTLIMGNDPNDSVVDADLRTHDHQNLFVASSGVMASAGTVNCTLTLSALAMRLADKLIAECQHL from the coding sequence ATGAAAACCACACATTCTGCCACCGTTGTTATCATCGGTTCAGGCATCGCAGGCTCACAGATAGCCCAAAAATTACAAAAAGCTGGCATTGATACTCTGATGCTGGAAGCAGGTTCACGGATTGAGCGCTGGAAAATTGTAGAAAACTACCGTAATTCGCCATTTAAAACTGATTTTCAGTCACCGTATCCACCGACCCGTCATGCGCCACACCCGCAATACTCGCCGGAAGATAACGGCTACTTTATTCAGTATGGTCCGGAGCCTTATAAAGCGGGCTACCTGCGTGTCGCTGGTGGAACCACCTGGCACTGGTCTGCTCAGGCCTGGCGTTTACTGCCAAATGATATGCGTCTGAAAACACTGTATGGCGTCGGGCGTGACTGGCCGATCAGTTATGACGATCTGGAACCGTATTACTATGAATCTGAAGTTGAAATGGGTGTTGGCGGCCCGGAAGACACCGGTTCACCACGGAGTAAACCTTATCCACATCCGCCGTTGCCTTTGTCTGATTTTGACAAGGCCTTCAAAAATGTGGTGGATAAAAACGGCTATCACCTGATTACCGAACCGGCAGCCCGTAATACTGAACCGTTTGACGGTCGCCCGGCCTGCTGTGGCAACAGTAACTGCATGCCTATTTGTCCTATTGAAGCGCAGTACACCGGTGAAACCGCGGTTCGTAAAGCTGAACGTGCCGGATCTCTGCTGGTTCCGGATGCCGTGGTCTATAAAATAGAGCACGATGCCAAAGGCAATATCACTTCTGTTCTGTATAAAGATCCAAACGGGGAAAGTTTCCGTGTCACAGGGAAAATCTTCGTACTGGCGGCTAATGCCATCGAAACTCCGAAGCTGATGCTGATTTCCCGATCTGACAAATATCCAAATGGTATTGGCAACACGACTGATAACGTTGGCCGTCACCTGATGGATCATCCTGGAACTTCAGTTTACTTCCTGAGTAAAGAACCGATGTGGCCGGGCCGTGGGCCTATGCGTTTAAGTTGCATTAACAACCTGCGCGATGGTGATTTCCGTTCAGAACATTCGGCGATGAAAATCAACCTGGGCAACTATTCTCCAACGCTGGCGGTGAGTAATTACCTGCTGAGTAAAGGGGTTTCCGGCAAAGATCTGCCGGCGATGGTGCGTGATTATGCGTCACGCTGGGTAGCAGTGAATACCTTCTTCGATATCCTGCCTGACAGAGATAACCGGATTGTGGCGGTAGACTCGCAAAAAGATGCAATGGGTATTCCTAAACCAGGCGTGCATTACCACATCAACGATTACATTAATAAAGCGCGTGATGTCGCCCACCAGCACTTCGACCATATTGCCGGTCTGTTTGGCGGTACGGAAGTGCGTCATGATGATAAGTACTTCAACAATAACCACATCATGGGCACCCTAATTATGGGTAATGATCCCAACGACTCCGTGGTGGATGCTGATTTACGTACCCACGATCACCAGAATCTGTTTGTGGCGTCCAGTGGTGTTATGGCCAGTGCCGGAACCGTTAACTGCACCCTGACATTATCAGCGCTGGCGATGAGACTGGCAGACAAATTAATCGCGGAGTGCCAACATTTATGA
- a CDS encoding carbohydrate porin, translated as MKVIKNNIRILPVAILCALAMPAAYATDLMTQPTLTGDWGGERQALEQKGITLSGDYVSETASVVKGGQSRGTRYAQQIRIGATFDFNKLFNTTHAGTLQLTINDRRGRSASADLVGNRLPIQEIYGGLYTRLSELSYANTLLTPQLKYKVGLLAMGNDFGTLPIMCSFMNAGFCGHPLTLSGGSGWGNYPSAHFGGELSYQFNDSWAIQTAVFNVNPQMSSRSARAFKPFGPGTTGYIMPVELIYNLHAALPGLYKVGYYYDSSNVARIDDSAIRAQKRWGAYLLADQTLWQSPSVARRNLHLFGQATTTDGATSPFRHWYSTGLVLNAPFEARPDDSVAIGFGRAVYNNNSRHNAIAKLEAAGETAAADQLSGLGIGEELAEVDYNVQVTPWMSLRPGVQYIKNPGAFANEKIKNTWVTGVQLKLKF; from the coding sequence ATGAAAGTCATTAAAAATAATATCCGTATCCTGCCAGTCGCCATATTATGTGCACTGGCTATGCCCGCTGCTTACGCAACTGATTTGATGACCCAGCCTACCCTGACCGGTGACTGGGGCGGAGAGCGGCAGGCGCTTGAACAAAAAGGGATTACTCTCAGCGGAGACTATGTTTCTGAGACCGCCAGTGTGGTGAAAGGTGGCCAGTCACGGGGAACCCGTTATGCACAACAGATTCGCATTGGCGCGACCTTCGATTTCAACAAACTGTTTAACACCACTCATGCAGGTACCCTGCAACTGACAATTAATGACCGCCGGGGACGCAGTGCTTCTGCTGACCTGGTAGGAAACCGGTTGCCAATTCAGGAGATCTACGGTGGACTGTATACCCGTCTGTCGGAACTGAGTTATGCCAATACCCTGCTGACTCCGCAATTAAAATATAAAGTCGGTTTGTTGGCGATGGGGAACGATTTTGGCACGCTGCCTATTATGTGCAGCTTTATGAACGCCGGTTTCTGTGGACACCCGCTGACCTTATCCGGTGGCAGTGGCTGGGGTAACTACCCAAGTGCCCACTTCGGTGGCGAACTGAGTTATCAGTTCAATGACAGCTGGGCGATTCAGACCGCAGTGTTTAACGTCAATCCACAAATGAGCAGCCGCTCAGCCAGGGCATTTAAACCCTTTGGCCCCGGCACCACCGGCTATATCATGCCAGTGGAGTTGATTTATAACCTGCATGCCGCCTTGCCGGGCCTGTATAAAGTGGGTTACTACTACGACAGTTCTAACGTAGCCCGGATTGACGATTCGGCCATTCGTGCTCAGAAGCGTTGGGGCGCTTACCTGCTGGCCGACCAGACACTGTGGCAGTCTCCTTCTGTTGCCCGGCGTAACCTGCATCTGTTTGGTCAGGCGACCACCACTGATGGCGCGACCTCGCCTTTCCGTCACTGGTACTCCACCGGCCTGGTTTTAAATGCTCCGTTTGAAGCGCGTCCGGATGATTCTGTCGCCATTGGTTTCGGACGTGCTGTCTATAATAACAACAGCCGGCACAATGCAATCGCGAAACTGGAGGCTGCGGGCGAAACTGCTGCCGCTGATCAGTTAAGCGGGCTGGGAATTGGTGAAGAACTGGCTGAAGTGGATTATAACGTACAGGTTACTCCGTGGATGTCGCTGCGTCCTGGCGTGCAGTACATTAAAAATCCGGGTGCCTTTGCCAATGAGAAAATTAAAAATACCTGGGTGACCGGGGTTCAGCTAAAACTGAAATTCTGA
- a CDS encoding cytochrome c, translating to MIRSSFKRSRNFLPLAGLLFCAAGYAQTGSAQPDPVATQPTPTQPAAAAGTQGTTLIQQGEYLAKAADCEVCHTATGGQTFAGGLGFKTPFGTIFSSNITPDKTHGIGQWSEKQFSDALRYGIRADGKNLYPAMPYTSYSKLTDADIHAMYAFFMSLKPVATDPPENKMGFPYNQRIALKGWNLINFHYQPFKQDPDQSAEWNRGHYLATALGHCEECHTPRNLAMGLSDKSYAGAMVDGWEAFNISSDNTSGIGRWSHADLMQYLKTGSVPGVATTGGGMADVISHSLRFLSNDDLSALATYIKSVPPQKTASQNRSGYGDNVQSDITQAVRGMPIDDSAPSGAVLFNGNCASCHGTKGQGIGENRYYPSLSNNSVVGADKANNLVQVILYGIDRTNGKGEHIVMPGFGDELTDSQIATLTNYLRTNFGTNPAPVDAAQVKALRENNVMVIPGYLLILGGVIGVIILVAIIMYFRRRKAARNHAG from the coding sequence ATGATTCGTTCATCTTTTAAGCGCTCACGGAATTTTCTGCCGTTGGCCGGGCTGTTGTTTTGTGCTGCGGGCTATGCGCAAACCGGATCAGCTCAACCTGATCCGGTGGCAACACAACCCACTCCGACTCAGCCAGCGGCCGCTGCCGGTACGCAGGGAACGACCCTGATTCAGCAGGGTGAGTATCTGGCGAAAGCCGCGGACTGTGAAGTTTGTCATACGGCTACCGGCGGGCAGACCTTCGCTGGTGGGCTTGGGTTTAAAACCCCGTTTGGCACCATTTTTTCATCGAACATCACCCCGGATAAAACCCACGGGATTGGTCAGTGGAGTGAGAAGCAGTTCAGTGATGCGCTACGTTATGGCATCCGTGCTGATGGCAAGAATCTGTACCCGGCAATGCCTTATACCTCTTATTCTAAGCTGACGGATGCAGACATACATGCCATGTATGCCTTCTTTATGTCGCTGAAACCGGTCGCCACCGATCCCCCGGAAAATAAGATGGGCTTCCCGTACAATCAGCGTATTGCCCTGAAAGGCTGGAATCTGATCAATTTCCATTACCAGCCGTTTAAGCAGGATCCTGATCAGTCGGCCGAATGGAACCGGGGTCACTACCTGGCAACGGCGCTGGGACACTGTGAAGAGTGCCATACTCCACGTAACCTGGCGATGGGCCTGAGCGATAAGTCCTATGCCGGTGCGATGGTGGATGGCTGGGAAGCATTTAACATCTCTTCGGATAATACTTCCGGGATTGGTCGTTGGAGCCACGCTGATCTGATGCAGTACCTGAAAACCGGTTCTGTACCAGGTGTGGCTACCACGGGCGGAGGTATGGCTGATGTTATTTCTCACAGTCTGCGTTTCCTGAGCAATGATGACCTCAGTGCACTGGCAACCTATATCAAGAGTGTTCCGCCGCAGAAAACTGCGTCACAAAACCGCTCCGGATACGGCGACAATGTTCAGAGTGATATTACTCAGGCGGTTCGCGGCATGCCAATTGATGATTCCGCACCTTCTGGTGCCGTATTATTTAACGGCAACTGTGCCAGCTGTCACGGGACCAAAGGTCAGGGGATAGGTGAAAACCGTTACTATCCGTCACTGTCAAATAACAGTGTGGTCGGTGCGGATAAAGCCAATAACCTGGTTCAGGTGATTCTGTATGGTATCGATCGTACCAACGGCAAAGGCGAACATATCGTGATGCCTGGCTTTGGTGACGAACTGACCGACAGTCAGATTGCGACCCTGACTAACTATCTGCGCACCAATTTCGGCACTAATCCTGCGCCGGTTGATGCCGCACAGGTGAAAGCGCTGCGGGAAAATAACGTGATGGTTATTCCGGGCTACCTGCTGATTTTGGGCGGAGTCATCGGTGTCATCATCCTTGTTGCCATCATTATGTACTTCCGTCGCAGAAAAGCTGCGCGCAACCACGCGGGCTGA
- a CDS encoding LysR substrate-binding domain-containing protein, with product MADTLKRLEYFACLAGIEHYGKAAEKLGIAQSALSQQIKALEHEVGVRLFEPAGRGIRLSLAGKNYYDSVRDLLDRHLSAIEKARKTASGETGRVTISHVGTALFDPLFLTILKSFRALYPAVGISLLELEMDEQLILLEQRKIDLAFIRGPQPVLPDGTISKHFSRHRLYVALSPSHPMAGEKSLSLHQLKNDAFVGYQDLNNYGITSVLIRLAQAAGFNPHIEWRVSAVSNALGMVNAWNAVSVVPGCIVSYNIGNIVYIPLEDENAWTDMLMVGMDGPLSSLQRTLQDYFLTYKSIT from the coding sequence ATGGCTGATACATTAAAACGATTGGAATACTTTGCCTGTCTGGCAGGAATTGAACATTACGGCAAAGCTGCGGAGAAACTGGGGATCGCTCAGTCGGCTCTCAGTCAGCAGATAAAAGCGCTGGAGCATGAGGTAGGCGTCCGGCTGTTTGAACCTGCAGGCCGGGGTATTCGTCTGTCACTGGCGGGTAAGAATTATTATGACAGTGTCAGAGATCTGCTGGACCGCCATCTGTCGGCAATTGAAAAAGCCAGGAAAACTGCCAGTGGTGAAACCGGCCGGGTCACTATCAGCCATGTCGGTACCGCTCTGTTTGACCCGTTGTTTCTGACCATTCTCAAAAGCTTTCGCGCCCTCTACCCGGCCGTCGGCATTTCGCTGCTGGAACTGGAGATGGATGAGCAGCTGATTTTACTGGAACAACGCAAAATTGATCTGGCGTTTATCCGTGGCCCGCAGCCGGTACTGCCGGACGGAACTATCAGTAAGCATTTCTCACGTCACCGCCTTTACGTCGCACTCTCCCCGTCACATCCAATGGCCGGGGAAAAAAGTTTGTCACTGCACCAGCTGAAAAATGATGCCTTTGTCGGGTATCAGGATCTCAATAACTACGGGATTACCAGTGTACTGATCCGGCTGGCCCAGGCCGCAGGGTTCAACCCGCATATCGAATGGCGGGTTTCTGCTGTCAGTAATGCGCTGGGCATGGTCAATGCCTGGAATGCCGTCAGTGTGGTGCCAGGTTGCATTGTTTCCTACAACATCGGCAATATCGTTTACATCCCGCTGGAAGATGAAAATGCCTGGACCGATATGTTGATGGTGGGCATGGATGGCCCGCTGAGTTCATTACAGAGAACCCTGCAGGATTATTTTTTAACCTATAAATCTATTACATAA
- a CDS encoding sugar kinase: protein MSVNICTMGELLVEFLSKNRNQGFSKAGEFLGPYPSGAPAIFAAQVARLGFGSTLFGCVGNDDFGRMNIARLQQEGVNTAGISVARQAPTGTAFVSYRTQTERDFIFNIPGSACGCFNARLIDVTLLSQCNHFHIMGSSLFSFRMIEAMHKVIEIVKQNNGTVSFDPNIRKEMLNIPEMEQAFDFILEYTDIFLPSESEVAHFSSRKNQSESSVIQELLNNGIAHVVVKRGPQGASHYQMTAGSLNELHVKGTGCEMIDPTGAGDCFGATFVSLLLAGYPIHQALEFANASGAIAVSNKGPMEGLSSLAQIKQFLAV, encoded by the coding sequence ATGTCAGTGAATATTTGTACCATGGGCGAACTGCTGGTTGAATTTCTGTCGAAAAACCGCAACCAGGGTTTCAGCAAAGCCGGTGAGTTTCTGGGGCCTTACCCCAGCGGCGCACCTGCAATTTTTGCGGCTCAGGTTGCACGGCTTGGCTTTGGATCAACGCTGTTTGGCTGTGTAGGTAACGACGATTTTGGCCGGATGAATATTGCCCGGTTACAGCAGGAAGGTGTCAATACTGCAGGTATTTCCGTTGCCAGACAGGCTCCGACCGGCACCGCGTTTGTCAGTTACCGGACTCAAACCGAACGTGACTTTATTTTCAATATTCCTGGCAGTGCCTGCGGTTGTTTTAATGCGCGGCTGATTGATGTCACTCTGCTCAGCCAGTGCAACCATTTTCATATCATGGGTTCGTCACTGTTTTCCTTCCGTATGATTGAAGCCATGCATAAAGTCATTGAAATAGTTAAACAAAATAATGGCACTGTCTCATTTGACCCGAATATTCGAAAAGAGATGCTGAATATTCCGGAAATGGAGCAAGCCTTTGACTTTATTCTGGAATATACCGATATTTTCCTGCCCAGCGAGAGCGAGGTTGCCCATTTTTCCAGCAGAAAAAATCAGAGTGAATCATCGGTTATTCAGGAACTGCTAAACAACGGTATTGCTCATGTGGTGGTTAAGCGGGGTCCACAAGGAGCCAGCCATTATCAGATGACAGCAGGCAGCCTGAATGAATTGCATGTTAAAGGTACCGGCTGTGAAATGATTGACCCTACCGGTGCGGGTGACTGTTTCGGAGCAACCTTTGTCAGCCTGTTACTGGCGGGATATCCTATCCATCAGGCACTTGAGTTTGCTAACGCCAGTGGTGCTATTGCCGTTTCTAACAAAGGTCCGATGGAAGGACTGTCGTCCCTCGCTCAGATAAAACAATTCCTTGCTGTTTAA